Proteins encoded in a region of the Triticum dicoccoides isolate Atlit2015 ecotype Zavitan chromosome 3A, WEW_v2.0, whole genome shotgun sequence genome:
- the LOC119267908 gene encoding peroxidase 72-like isoform X2, with amino-acid sequence MATSMVCLVALCLLSPLLLAGAVVGNPGYGGLFPQFYDHSCPKAKEMVHSIVAQAVARETRMAASLVRLHFHDCFVKGCDASVLLDNSTNIVSEKGSNPNRNSIRGFEVVDQIKVALETACPGTVSCADILALAARDSTILVGGPYWEVPLGRRDSLGASIQGSNNDIPAPNNTLPTIITKFKRLGLNVVDVVALSGGHTIGLSRCTSFRQRLYNQSGNGLADSTLDVSFAAQLRQGCPRSGGDNNLFPLDAVSSTKFDNFYFKNILAGRGLLSSDEVLLTKSAETAALVKAYADDVHLFFQHFAQSMVNMGNISPLTGSKGEIRKNCRRLNNYH; translated from the exons atggCGACCTCCATGGTTTGCCTGGTTGCGCTCTGCCTCCTGTCTCCGTTGCTCCTCGCCGGCGCCGTGGTCGGCAACCCGGGTTACGGCGGCCTGTTCCCGCAGTTCTACGACCACTCGTGCCCCAAGGCCAAGGAGATGGTGCACTCCATCGTGGCGCAGGCCGTGGCCAGGGAGACCAGGATGGCCGCCTCCCTCGTCAGGCTGCATTTCCATGACTGCTTCGTCAAG GGCTGCGACGCGTCCGTGCTGCTGGACAACAGCACCAACATCGTCAGCGAGAAAGGGTCCAACCCCAACAGAAACTCCATCAGGGGGTTCGAGGTCGTCGACCAGATCAAGGTGGCCCTCGAGACCGCCTGCCCCGGCACCGTCTCCTGCGCTGACATCCTCGCCCTCGCAGCCCGCGATTCCACCATCCTC GTCGGTGGCCCGTACTGGGAGGTGCCGCTCGGGCGGAGGGACTCCCTGGGCGCGAGCATCCAGGGCTCCAACAACGACATCCCGGCACCCAACAACACCCTCCCTACCATCATCACCAAGTTCAAGCGCCTGGGCCTCAACGTCGTGGACGTCGTCGCGCTCTCGGGCGGCCACACCATCGGCCTGTCCCGCTGCACCAGCTTCCGGCAGAGGCTGTACAACCAGTCGGGCAACGGCCTCGCCGACAGCACGCTGGACGTGTCCTTCGCAGCGCAGCTGAGGCAGGGCTGCCCCCGCTCCGGCGGCGACAACAACCTCTTCCCGCTCGACGCCGTCAGCTCCACCAAGTTCGACAACTTCTACTTCAAGAACATCCTCGCCGGCAGGGGCCTCCTGAGCTCCGACGAGGTGCTGCTGACCAAGAGCGCCGAGACGGCGGCGCTGGTGAAGGCGTACGCCGACGACGTGCACCTCTTCTTCCAGCACTTTGCCCAGTCAATGGTGAACATGGGCAACATCTCGCCGCTCACCGGGTCCAAGGGGGAGATCAGGAAGAACTGCAGGAGGCTCAACAACTACCACTGA
- the LOC119267908 gene encoding peroxidase 72-like isoform X1, whose product MATSMVCLVALCLLSPLLLAGAVVGNPGYGGLFPQFYDHSCPKAKEMVHSIVAQAVARETRMAASLVRLHFHDCFVKGCDASVLLDNSTNIVSEKGSNPNRNSIRGFEVVDQIKVALETACPGTVSCADILALAARDSTILVCSPPFLSSHKSTNPASMCDSLTLIKLQVGGPYWEVPLGRRDSLGASIQGSNNDIPAPNNTLPTIITKFKRLGLNVVDVVALSGGHTIGLSRCTSFRQRLYNQSGNGLADSTLDVSFAAQLRQGCPRSGGDNNLFPLDAVSSTKFDNFYFKNILAGRGLLSSDEVLLTKSAETAALVKAYADDVHLFFQHFAQSMVNMGNISPLTGSKGEIRKNCRRLNNYH is encoded by the exons atggCGACCTCCATGGTTTGCCTGGTTGCGCTCTGCCTCCTGTCTCCGTTGCTCCTCGCCGGCGCCGTGGTCGGCAACCCGGGTTACGGCGGCCTGTTCCCGCAGTTCTACGACCACTCGTGCCCCAAGGCCAAGGAGATGGTGCACTCCATCGTGGCGCAGGCCGTGGCCAGGGAGACCAGGATGGCCGCCTCCCTCGTCAGGCTGCATTTCCATGACTGCTTCGTCAAG GGCTGCGACGCGTCCGTGCTGCTGGACAACAGCACCAACATCGTCAGCGAGAAAGGGTCCAACCCCAACAGAAACTCCATCAGGGGGTTCGAGGTCGTCGACCAGATCAAGGTGGCCCTCGAGACCGCCTGCCCCGGCACCGTCTCCTGCGCTGACATCCTCGCCCTCGCAGCCCGCGATTCCACCATCCTCGTATGTTCGCCACCTTTCCTCTCCTCGCACAAGTCGACCAACCCAGCCAGCATGTGTGACTCTTTGACCCTGATCAAACTGCAGGTCGGTGGCCCGTACTGGGAGGTGCCGCTCGGGCGGAGGGACTCCCTGGGCGCGAGCATCCAGGGCTCCAACAACGACATCCCGGCACCCAACAACACCCTCCCTACCATCATCACCAAGTTCAAGCGCCTGGGCCTCAACGTCGTGGACGTCGTCGCGCTCTCGGGCGGCCACACCATCGGCCTGTCCCGCTGCACCAGCTTCCGGCAGAGGCTGTACAACCAGTCGGGCAACGGCCTCGCCGACAGCACGCTGGACGTGTCCTTCGCAGCGCAGCTGAGGCAGGGCTGCCCCCGCTCCGGCGGCGACAACAACCTCTTCCCGCTCGACGCCGTCAGCTCCACCAAGTTCGACAACTTCTACTTCAAGAACATCCTCGCCGGCAGGGGCCTCCTGAGCTCCGACGAGGTGCTGCTGACCAAGAGCGCCGAGACGGCGGCGCTGGTGAAGGCGTACGCCGACGACGTGCACCTCTTCTTCCAGCACTTTGCCCAGTCAATGGTGAACATGGGCAACATCTCGCCGCTCACCGGGTCCAAGGGGGAGATCAGGAAGAACTGCAGGAGGCTCAACAACTACCACTGA